AGGCTACTAATCCTACGCCCAATGCACACTTCTTGACCAGAGCCCGAAGGGGCTGGTTACAGGCAAACAACATGGCTAATCACCCTTTTCACCCTAGCAACAGAGAAGTCGTTGTTAGAGTTTCgagggactcccagtgcgccaCGTTGTGTACCGGTCAACTTTAGTTCTTTTAACAGGAGATATGATATATGATTAATATatgatataggagagggcacaatagaccctaggtcgcggtgcattacctcataacAATATCTATCGAAGTGATTGGAAAGATAATTCGAAAACGATCAGTGCATGAGTCAACAGTACCCATTCGAATTTACAACAGTGAAGCATAATTTCGAACATAACCTTCccattttcgttgaagtgaagtgattgtaaagtttttcatattttcataaaaacaaaataaaattagtaataattaattataaattataaattataaattttcctatTATGAATGTCTCGTTTTAACCAATTCCTTTTCAGACTCGTATATTGAGAATACGAGTATCgatgttttaatttctttttatttttccaattattattatttctctaTTATGTAtctattatttttatcaattctcgTTTAGTCTCGAATAATAGTATGTTTACATATAACGAGATTATCTCCATTAACGAGATTAACTCGATAATCCGTAATTAAGAAACGAGATTTACCATACAAAATTCCTCTCTAGTTAATCcgagattaaaaattaatctcAGATTACACAACTAGATTAGCGGTGTTATTCCtaattttatcgataatttttgcgaaaaagagtaGAAATGTCAAATgacaaagtaaacaaaaatggCCGACAGCGAGGGAAAGAGATTagtaaacttatttttaataaaattattatttaaaatatatgtaaatttgttaatttttcaggAAAAAGAGATCAAGGTGGAACAAAGACAAAGTTGAACTTCTTTTATGCTTGTGGGAGGAAAAATTGCCACAGCTTCGTGGTGTAAAACGTAATTCTCACGTTTTTAAGGATATGTCTGTAGAAATGGCCACAAAGTGGCATGTATATTCCGCTAATGAAATTCGTGtgaaaatacataatttgtcaaataaatacaGGTAAGTTTATTTAATATGCATGTGCATTTATtcatataaaagttttcaaaaaattacaaaaaaaaatttacagagaTGAGAGGAAATCTATTGGTCCTTCTGGCGGCAGCCCTTCGACATGGGAATTCTACCCTAAAATAAATAGTATCCTAGGGAGCTATAAAAGTTTCAATTTGGAAACATTGGTGGAGGAGAGCACAGGTTagtaaaacaaaacagaaatttgaaaagtttatatttatttttataaactaatttaTTACAGTTCACGAAGTTGTAGACTGTGCATCACCCCTTAACAGCTCTTCCATTACGCTGGATTCCCAGGAAGAATTGCCGTTTGTAGACGAGGAACCTTtctagaaaaagaaaaaaacatacttcaaataatattcaaaatgaatttttggaGGAATTCCGGGcttcaaatagaaaaattaaggTTGAAATTGAAGCAATTAAAGAGGATGGCAAGGAGGCCCCTGAAATTGAAAGAGAAAGAAATGCCATCCTCGAAAAATTCTTAGAAGCATATAACAACATATCCTTGAAAACGTGAGAATTACGTTTGACACCACGAAGCATATATCTAGTCCAGgagaagattttttttattttatatatgtatatgtatatgtatatgattttctttttttattttatattgttatgtatgtatataaattttaagtttttattaattattttgtttttcttatgaattattttcttttgttaatgaattaatattgttatattgtgatatattaatatgaaaaatgaattgactgtaaatgaaaaaatgaacTGATAAAATAAAACACTTA
Above is a genomic segment from Bactrocera neohumeralis isolate Rockhampton unplaced genomic scaffold, APGP_CSIRO_Bneo_wtdbg2-racon-allhic-juicebox.fasta_v2 cluster09, whole genome shotgun sequence containing:
- the LOC126764456 gene encoding uncharacterized protein LOC126764456; this encodes MSVEMATKWHVYSANEIRVKIHNLSNKYRDERKSIGPSGGSPSTWEFYPKINSILGSYKSFNLETLVEESTVHEVVDCASPLNSSSITLDSQEELPFVDEEPF